In the Mastomys coucha isolate ucsf_1 unplaced genomic scaffold, UCSF_Mcou_1 pScaffold18, whole genome shotgun sequence genome, one interval contains:
- the Sh2d5 gene encoding SH2 domain-containing protein 5 gives MQRAGAGARRASDCGPAPYRPRCIAKLAQYVGSFPVDDLDTQDSVGLVQQQLWALQDCSRRRAVILKFSLQGLKIYSGEGEVLLMAHALKRILYATWYPATCQFAFVARNPRSPASKLFCHLFVGSQPGEVHILYLLLCRSFQLAYLLQHPEERAQPESCLAPVGDMSPKPPCSPRVPPALVREPFSRDQLSQNVHALVSFRRLPAEGLLGSNGKELPESEGRGGTRHIRLGNPYCSPTLVRKKAIRSKVIRSGAYRGCTYETQLQLSAREAFPAAWEAWPRGPGGPSCLAENEGSLTENIWAFAGLSRSCALALLRRDVHGAFLLWPEPGTSGQWNLSVRTQCGVVPHQVFRNHLGRYCLEHLPAEFPSLEALVESHAGTERSLFCPLSMGRLNPTYEEQDCGPEGRFPRTLRPLSHAKSEAELQGLG, from the exons ATGCAGAGGGCTGGGGCCGGGGCCCGAAGGGCTTCCGACTGTGGGCCTGCACCTTACCGGCCCAGGTGCATTGCCAAGTTAGCCCAG TATGTGGGATCCTTTCCTGTGGATGACTTGGATACTCAGGACAGCGTGGGCCTTGTacagcagcagctgtgggccCTGCAG GACTGTTCCCGACGCCGGGCTGTCATCCTGAAATTCAGTCTTCAGGGTCTCAAGATCTACAGTGGGGAGGGCGAG GTGCTCCTAATGGCCCATGCTCTGAAGCGCATCCTCTATGCCACCTGGTACCCAGCCACCTGCCAGTTTGCTTTTGTTGCCCGGAACCCACGAAGCCCAGCCAGCAAGCTCTTCTGCCATCTCTTTGTGGGGAGCCAGCCTGGAGAG GTCCACATCCTGTATCTGCTGCTCTGCCGTTCCTTCCAGCTTGCTTACCTCTTGCAGCACCCTGAGGAGAGGGCGCAGCCTGAGTCCTGCCTGGCGCCTGTAGGGGACATGTCCCCGAAGCCACCCTGCAGCCCTAGGGTACCCCCTGCCCTAGTGCGTGAGCCCTTCAGCCGGGATCAGCTGTCACAGAATGTCCATGCCCTGGTCTCCTTTCGGCGGCTTCCTGCAGAAGGGCTACTGGGCAGTAATGGG AAGGAGCTGCCAGAGTCAGAGGGCCGTGGGGGCACCCGTCACATTCGCCTGGGGAACCCCTACTGCTCGCCCACACTGGTGCGCAAAAAGGCCATTCGCAGCAAGGTGATCCGCTCTGGGGCCTACCGAGGCTGCACCTACGAGACACAGCTGCAGCTGTCAGCCCGGGAAGCCT TTCCTGCTGCTTGGGAGGCATGGCCCCGTGGCCCTGGTGGCCCCTCATGCCTGGCGGAGAATGAGGGAAGCCTGACAGAGAACATCTGGGCTTTTGCTGGCCTTTCCAG ATCCTGTGCTCTTGCCCTGCTGCGGAGAGATGTGCATGGAGCCTTCCTGCTGTGGCCGGAGCCAGGTACCAGTGGCCAGTGGAATCTGTCTGTACGAACCCAGTGTGGCGTGGTGCCTCACCAGGTCTTCAGGAACCACCTAGGCCGGTACTGCCTAGAG CACCTACCAGCAGAGTTCCCCAGCCTGGAGGCCCTGGTGGAGAGCCACGCCGGGACCGAGCGCAGCCTCTTCTGCCCACTCAGCATGGGCCGTCTCAACCCTACCTACGAAGAGCAGGACTGTGGTCCCGAGGGCAGGTTCCCACGGACTCTGCGGCCCCTCAGCCATGCCAAGTCTGAGGCAGAACTGCAAGGCCTAGGCTAG